Proteins from a single region of Paenibacillus sp. BIHB 4019:
- a CDS encoding cytochrome P450, which produces MKEKISIPHPPTYGPLGNLPLIDIDSPTLSLGALAEKYGPIFKFTAPGLSSLIVSGHELVAEVCDVTRFDKYVYNELQNVRAFGGDGLFTSWTHEPNWKKAHNILLPTFSKQAMKGYHSMMIDIAEQLILKWARLNPQDSVDVADDMTRLTLDTIGLCGFNYRFNSFYREDHAPFVQSMVRALNEAMLRGSRMKIQNMLMIKTKRRFEEDIQTMFTLVDKIIAERKANSEPGQTDLLARMLEGKDPETGEMLDNENIRHQIITFLIAGHETTSGLLSFAIYFLLKNPEVLLKAQEEVGRVLTSETPQYEEVLQLNYIRLILNESLRLWPTAPGFDVYAREDTVIGGKYPIAKGQSFSVLLPQLHRDPAAWGEDADLFRPERFEDPTKVPHHAYKPFGNGERACIGMQFALYEATLVLGMVLKHFDLIDYDNYTLDVKQTLTLKPGDFQIRVRPRQPISTRGAAAITDAPETNPGDSRSVAADQARPAVIGTPSGNESLLVLYGSNLGTSESIARQIASTATGYGIHSEVAPLNEWSRKLPGEAIAIIVTASYNGKAPYNASAFVDWLKEAGATEGQAVRYAVLGCGDRTWSGTYQSIPRFIDERLDAIGAKRLVSRGEVDAGGDMEQQVKAWLDAMWPTVTEELGIQVNRMEMANPSTLQLHFVEGPSQVPYEKTYQASYATVQNNRELQASESGRSTRHIELLLPEGISYREGDHIGVLPLNRDINVDRILKRFGMDGSEMICLSKGGSQLTHLPLERSVNVRELIKSCVELQASVTRAQLQELAVHTVCPPHRRELEAMMEDERYTQYILGNRVTMLELLEQYEACELPFSRLLELLPPLKPRYYSISSSPLLHPREVSITVGVVKEPAWSGKGEYAGVASTYLADRVPGDRVLMFVQTPESGFGLPEEAAAPIIMIGPGTGVAPFRGFLQARSVLKQQGVALGEAHLFYGCRNEMDFLYRDELVQFEQEGVVKLYTAFSRVPSEPKTYVQDLMKQVSSSLMDLIEQRGKIYVCGDGSQMAPAVEETLKAAYEERHGAAPEAGDRWLEHLEEESRYVKDVWAGNSKPAMS; this is translated from the coding sequence ATGAAAGAAAAAATCTCTATTCCCCACCCCCCAACATATGGCCCGCTCGGCAATTTGCCTTTGATTGACATAGACTCGCCAACCTTATCGCTTGGAGCATTGGCGGAAAAATACGGACCTATTTTTAAATTTACTGCACCAGGACTATCCAGTTTAATCGTGTCAGGCCATGAGCTCGTCGCTGAGGTATGCGATGTGACCCGATTTGACAAATATGTATACAACGAGCTGCAGAACGTTCGCGCTTTCGGCGGCGATGGATTGTTTACAAGCTGGACGCATGAGCCGAACTGGAAAAAAGCGCACAACATACTGCTTCCTACGTTCAGCAAGCAGGCGATGAAGGGCTATCATTCCATGATGATCGACATCGCCGAACAGTTAATCCTCAAGTGGGCACGGCTAAATCCGCAAGACTCCGTCGATGTAGCCGATGATATGACCCGGTTGACGCTGGATACGATTGGACTGTGCGGGTTCAATTACCGATTTAACAGCTTTTATCGGGAAGATCATGCCCCGTTTGTCCAAAGCATGGTTCGCGCATTGAACGAAGCGATGCTCAGAGGCTCCCGAATGAAAATTCAAAATATGTTAATGATCAAAACAAAACGCCGGTTTGAAGAGGATATTCAAACGATGTTTACGCTCGTGGATAAGATCATCGCTGAACGAAAGGCAAACTCCGAGCCGGGACAGACGGATTTACTGGCACGCATGCTGGAAGGCAAGGACCCGGAAACCGGAGAGATGCTGGACAACGAAAACATTCGTCATCAGATCATTACTTTTCTAATTGCCGGCCATGAGACGACGAGCGGGCTGTTATCCTTCGCAATATATTTTCTGCTGAAAAATCCGGAAGTGCTTTTGAAGGCTCAGGAAGAAGTGGGCCGAGTGCTGACAAGTGAAACCCCGCAATATGAGGAGGTTCTTCAGCTTAATTACATCCGCCTAATATTAAATGAATCGCTGCGATTGTGGCCGACCGCCCCAGGTTTTGACGTTTATGCAAGGGAGGATACGGTCATTGGCGGGAAATATCCCATTGCAAAGGGACAGAGCTTTAGCGTGCTTCTGCCTCAGCTTCATCGGGATCCAGCTGCTTGGGGGGAGGATGCAGATCTTTTCCGGCCTGAGCGATTCGAAGATCCGACCAAGGTTCCTCATCATGCTTACAAGCCTTTTGGGAATGGGGAGCGCGCCTGCATCGGCATGCAGTTTGCCCTCTATGAAGCCACATTAGTACTGGGCATGGTGCTCAAGCATTTCGACTTGATCGATTACGACAATTATACATTGGATGTGAAGCAGACTCTGACACTGAAGCCTGGTGATTTCCAGATTCGGGTTAGACCTCGCCAGCCGATATCCACGAGGGGGGCCGCAGCAATAACAGACGCCCCTGAGACCAATCCTGGAGATTCACGATCTGTTGCTGCGGACCAGGCTAGGCCGGCTGTAATCGGAACACCGAGCGGCAATGAATCGCTGCTTGTATTATATGGCTCAAACCTGGGCACATCGGAAAGTATTGCCCGTCAGATCGCGAGCACGGCCACTGGTTATGGAATTCATAGTGAGGTTGCGCCACTCAATGAATGGAGTAGGAAATTGCCGGGCGAAGCCATTGCGATTATCGTTACGGCTTCATACAACGGCAAGGCGCCTTACAATGCATCGGCATTCGTGGATTGGCTGAAAGAAGCAGGAGCAACTGAGGGGCAAGCCGTTCGATATGCGGTATTAGGCTGCGGAGACCGGACTTGGTCGGGAACGTACCAGAGCATCCCGCGCTTTATTGATGAGAGGCTGGATGCCATAGGTGCCAAAAGACTTGTATCTCGGGGTGAAGTCGATGCAGGGGGCGATATGGAACAGCAGGTCAAGGCGTGGTTGGATGCGATGTGGCCCACAGTTACAGAGGAGCTTGGCATACAAGTGAATCGCATGGAGATGGCCAATCCAAGTACGCTGCAGCTGCATTTTGTTGAGGGTCCGTCTCAAGTGCCTTACGAAAAAACCTATCAGGCCTCCTATGCGACTGTTCAGAACAACCGGGAACTGCAAGCCTCTGAAAGCGGACGCAGCACGCGCCACATCGAACTTCTTCTTCCCGAAGGCATCAGCTATCGCGAGGGCGACCACATCGGTGTGCTTCCGCTTAACCGGGACATAAATGTAGACCGCATTCTGAAGCGGTTTGGCATGGACGGCAGCGAAATGATTTGCTTGAGCAAGGGCGGATCACAGCTGACCCATTTGCCTTTAGAACGATCCGTCAATGTGCGCGAACTGATCAAATCCTGTGTGGAGCTTCAGGCATCCGTTACACGCGCTCAACTGCAGGAATTGGCCGTTCATACCGTTTGTCCGCCCCATCGTCGTGAGCTGGAGGCCATGATGGAGGATGAGCGCTACACCCAGTATATTTTAGGCAATAGAGTAACGATGCTGGAGCTGCTTGAACAATATGAGGCGTGCGAGCTTCCTTTTTCCAGACTGCTGGAATTGCTGCCTCCGCTAAAGCCAAGGTATTACTCTATATCCAGCTCTCCTCTGCTCCATCCGAGAGAGGTTAGCATTACGGTAGGCGTCGTCAAGGAACCGGCATGGAGCGGCAAAGGAGAGTATGCGGGAGTCGCCTCTACTTATTTGGCTGATCGTGTACCAGGCGACCGTGTGCTCATGTTTGTACAGACGCCAGAATCCGGGTTTGGACTGCCAGAAGAGGCAGCTGCGCCAATCATCATGATCGGTCCCGGAACGGGCGTTGCTCCATTCAGAGGATTTTTACAGGCGAGATCCGTCTTGAAGCAGCAAGGGGTGGCACTCGGGGAAGCCCATCTGTTCTATGGGTGCAGGAACGAAATGGATTTCCTGTATCGAGATGAGCTGGTCCAATTCGAACAGGAGGGAGTTGTGAAGCTTTATACCGCTTTCTCGCGGGTGCCTAGTGAACCTAAAACCTATGTACAGGATTTAATGAAGCAGGTGTCTTCATCACTAATGGATCTTATAGAGCAGCGTGGAAAAATATATGTGTGTGGCGATGGCAGCCAAATGGCTCCGGCTGTGGAGGAGACATTAAAGGCTGCGTACGAGGAAAGGCATGGAGCAGCGCCAGAAGCAGGCGACCGCTGGCTCGAACATTTAGAGGAGGAAAGCCGGTATGTGAAGGATGTATGGGCCGGCAATTCCAAGCCAGCCATGTCCTAA
- a CDS encoding VOC family protein: MSKKQWAGAMPAVQFRVARPTNQLAKVAAFYEQGLGLVRIGSFEGHDGYDGMMFGLPGADYHLEFTQHVSGPPLAPPSEDNLLVFYIEEREQQLIIAERLLELGYPEVEPENPYWKQKGITIADPDGYRIVLQNTSGLS, translated from the coding sequence ATGAGTAAAAAACAATGGGCTGGCGCGATGCCAGCCGTACAGTTCAGAGTAGCAAGGCCGACGAACCAATTGGCTAAGGTGGCTGCTTTTTATGAACAGGGGCTGGGCCTAGTGCGAATTGGCTCCTTCGAGGGGCATGACGGGTACGACGGCATGATGTTCGGTCTGCCGGGGGCGGACTATCATTTGGAGTTTACCCAGCATGTCTCTGGGCCGCCGCTTGCCCCGCCGTCTGAGGATAATCTGCTCGTATTTTACATTGAGGAACGGGAACAGCAGCTAATAATCGCAGAGCGTCTGCTGGAGCTAGGCTACCCCGAGGTGGAACCGGAAAATCCTTATTGGAAGCAAAAAGGCATCACCATCGCCGATCCCGACGGCTACCGTATCGTGCTGCAAAATACGTCTGGGCTGAGCTAA
- a CDS encoding MFS transporter codes for MFMQLDRNIKIRILTTFLTRCVEAMILPFMAIYFTQRLGAGMAGLLLLINLLVQITASLYGGYMADRYGRKKVMAYAQIIRFISVLVMTLANSPFLDSTWLTFSTMLLLSLCNGMFNPAAEAMLIDVSTKENRAFIYSINFWAINLSISIGAPIGGFLFATHRTELFMIMGLASLATLMLTLFLIRETHFPDAESRLQYSANGPIRNMVLNYKLVAQDKLFIIYSVGGMLIRSLEIHLYNYISVRLQKEFEPQQLPMLDNFTFELTGIRLVSLLQVENTLIIVCLAIWAASFVRRFRPARIMYIGVILYTLGFTIVGFSNSVWLLIVSMLGATVGELMFTPIRQAYLAGIVKDHARSSYLAVNGLLGQFAGAFGAIGISLGAVLHSSYMALIIFGMGMTGLLLTHYVFQRLAPGTARPQGSAPTAAKV; via the coding sequence ATGTTTATGCAGCTTGACCGCAATATTAAAATTCGGATTTTGACGACCTTCTTGACCCGCTGCGTAGAGGCGATGATTTTGCCGTTTATGGCGATTTATTTTACCCAGCGGCTGGGGGCAGGAATGGCTGGCTTGCTGCTGCTCATTAATTTGCTCGTGCAAATTACAGCGAGCCTGTACGGCGGCTATATGGCAGATCGATATGGACGAAAAAAAGTGATGGCTTACGCGCAAATAATCCGCTTTATTTCCGTCCTCGTCATGACGCTTGCCAACTCGCCCTTTCTTGATTCCACGTGGCTGACCTTTTCCACGATGCTGCTGCTTAGTCTCTGCAATGGCATGTTTAATCCAGCGGCCGAGGCTATGCTGATTGACGTCAGTACTAAAGAAAATCGCGCTTTTATTTATAGCATTAATTTCTGGGCGATCAATTTGTCGATTTCGATTGGCGCACCGATCGGCGGCTTTCTGTTCGCGACGCACCGGACCGAGCTGTTTATGATTATGGGACTGGCGAGTCTGGCTACACTTATGCTGACGTTATTTTTAATTCGGGAAACCCATTTTCCAGATGCAGAAAGCAGGCTGCAATATAGCGCCAATGGCCCGATTCGCAATATGGTGCTGAATTACAAGCTGGTAGCGCAGGACAAGCTGTTTATTATCTACAGTGTGGGCGGGATGCTTATTCGCTCGCTGGAAATCCACTTGTACAATTACATTAGCGTCCGCCTGCAAAAAGAGTTCGAGCCCCAGCAGCTGCCCATGCTGGACAATTTCACTTTCGAGCTGACAGGGATAAGGCTTGTCAGTCTGCTGCAAGTAGAGAATACGCTTATTATCGTCTGTCTCGCGATTTGGGCAGCCAGCTTTGTCCGCCGCTTCCGCCCAGCACGAATTATGTATATTGGCGTTATTTTGTACACGCTTGGCTTTACGATCGTCGGCTTCAGCAACTCTGTATGGCTGCTTATCGTATCGATGCTGGGAGCGACGGTTGGCGAGCTTATGTTCACGCCGATTAGACAAGCCTATTTAGCCGGCATTGTGAAGGATCATGCGCGAAGCTCCTACCTTGCGGTCAACGGTTTGCTGGGACAGTTCGCCGGAGCTTTTGGAGCCATCGGCATTAGCTTGGGTGCCGTGCTGCATTCGAGCTACATGGCATTAATTATTTTTGGAATGGGCATGACGGGGCTGCTGCTGACGCATTATGTATTTCAGCGGCTCGCGCCAGGGACGGCTCGTCCGCAAGGATCAGCACCGACTGCTGCGAAAGTTTAG
- a CDS encoding ABC transporter substrate-binding protein: MKHKEHYISLLLSLPGKQHKGATIPITIGELTEVLDCTPRNVKLVLRRLVEEGFAAWSAGVGRGHISQLTVIRELEDVLTEHFNELLAKGKMKEAIAFISSHELPPALRDKLRAMLENRMGFQLEQAGAAHLDVLRVTVTRKLGIFDPAFAFTVTEVFLLEQIYSRLIDFDSVSQRFLPSLAHAWENNEDYTAWTFYLRKGVRFHHGLLLTAEDVRFTLERLREVHSPSCWQYEDIADIVLISDYCLTFRLRQPNPFLLHFLSCAAMSILPHNEPFSERKMLGTGAFKMVENAAQVLRLEAFDHYFRERAWLDLVEVWHIPSDAPRERQFSLPHLDAATGDHAAENNRAMDSLLDGCRYLVFNFSMPGIQHQSSFRQALRLLLDRELLIAELGGNRAVPANSFLVASSKLASYESGSLADAEALLRESGYAGEPIELYYHGRPVEQQDMLWLQQRAAAIGLHLNLHSYVIAEVSPQRLAQAAHLMLATEVLENDTELGLLRLFYNEDSNLHHFLTREQRERLRGILARYVSLPTAAERAQIVEEAEQWLRQDNWLLYLYHSRFQTQLPLALQGLAIDSFGWLDFSKLWIKK, encoded by the coding sequence ATGAAACATAAAGAGCATTATATTAGCCTGCTTCTGTCGCTGCCCGGCAAGCAGCACAAAGGCGCAACGATACCGATTACAATTGGCGAGCTGACTGAGGTGCTGGACTGTACGCCTCGCAACGTCAAGCTGGTGCTGCGCAGGCTGGTGGAGGAAGGCTTTGCGGCGTGGAGCGCGGGGGTGGGACGCGGCCATATTTCGCAATTGACAGTTATCCGCGAGCTGGAGGACGTACTGACGGAGCATTTCAACGAGCTGCTTGCGAAGGGAAAAATGAAGGAGGCCATCGCTTTCATCTCCAGCCACGAGCTGCCTCCTGCCTTGCGTGACAAGCTGCGCGCCATGCTGGAAAATCGCATGGGCTTCCAGCTGGAGCAGGCAGGTGCGGCCCATCTTGACGTGCTTCGGGTTACCGTGACGAGGAAGCTGGGCATCTTTGATCCAGCCTTTGCTTTTACCGTTACCGAGGTGTTTCTGCTCGAGCAGATCTACAGCCGCCTGATCGACTTTGATTCGGTGTCGCAGCGCTTCCTGCCTTCGCTTGCCCATGCTTGGGAAAACAACGAAGATTACACGGCATGGACCTTTTATTTGCGCAAAGGGGTCCGCTTCCACCACGGGCTGCTCCTGACGGCCGAGGATGTACGATTCACGCTGGAGCGTTTACGGGAGGTCCATTCTCCCTCCTGCTGGCAATACGAGGACATTGCAGACATTGTGCTGATCAGCGATTATTGCCTTACCTTCAGGCTGCGGCAGCCTAATCCGTTTCTGCTGCATTTTCTCAGCTGTGCGGCCATGTCGATTTTGCCGCATAATGAACCATTTTCTGAGAGAAAGATGCTTGGGACAGGCGCTTTCAAAATGGTGGAAAATGCAGCCCAGGTGCTGCGGCTTGAAGCGTTCGACCACTATTTTCGCGAGCGGGCTTGGCTTGACCTCGTGGAGGTATGGCATATTCCTTCGGATGCGCCGCGGGAGCGGCAATTTTCCTTGCCGCATTTGGACGCCGCAACCGGCGATCATGCTGCGGAAAATAATCGAGCAATGGATTCCTTGCTTGATGGCTGCCGCTATTTAGTTTTCAACTTCAGCATGCCGGGCATCCAGCATCAGTCCTCCTTCCGCCAAGCGCTGCGGCTGCTGCTTGACCGCGAGCTGTTGATTGCGGAGCTTGGAGGCAATCGCGCCGTACCTGCCAACAGCTTTCTGGTCGCCAGCAGCAAGCTCGCTTCCTATGAATCCGGCTCGCTGGCTGATGCGGAAGCACTGCTCCGGGAAAGCGGCTATGCCGGTGAACCGATTGAGCTGTATTACCATGGGAGGCCTGTTGAGCAGCAGGACATGCTTTGGCTGCAGCAGCGAGCAGCTGCTATAGGCCTTCATCTCAATCTCCATTCCTATGTCATTGCCGAGGTCTCGCCTCAAAGGCTCGCGCAAGCAGCCCATTTGATGCTGGCAACTGAGGTGCTCGAAAATGATACCGAACTAGGTCTGCTGCGGCTTTTCTATAATGAAGACAGCAATTTGCACCATTTTTTGACTAGGGAACAGCGGGAACGGCTGCGGGGCATACTTGCCCGCTATGTCAGCCTCCCAACCGCTGCCGAGCGCGCCCAAATTGTTGAGGAAGCCGAGCAATGGCTGCGGCAGGATAATTGGCTGCTTTATCTGTACCATTCCCGGTTCCAGACGCAGCTGCCGCTAGCCCTTCAAGGGCTGGCTATCGATTCCTTCGGCTGGCTGGATTTTTCCAAGCTGTGGATTAAAAAATAA
- a CDS encoding S-layer homology domain-containing protein, translating to MKRKSELKQWMAMLLTAALLVIPLPVEKANAAAAYSASAANTYNYFNDVYPHLNDDQHVYQTATYEDIVHLFESEGNYAVLIGGAWSEQTQANIGFINEVAKEYGVSAIYNFDTKLDGNTLQIADSSNPYAFKYVDLVNKYLTNLNLYDKNDPDHNVSYIKDGNPVVANKLEAPFLFIYNKDHKDGGGNSAPIVAYSDEAHVWNDFLTNGAVDPAKTEAYKASLRPVFSSAARFDTIDESAYIKAAFNKNYGNENPGKPLIFDDLDGDLVLEHVTYHELNKLLGSEGSYIFLFGGSWCPNTQAAIKYINQYAKSYNISKVYFWDTKLDSGVTVASPTNNPAVNPHNTETLQVRTNNHPYAKLYVDVVSKYLTNIKTQNNTAANPTTISYTDGNGTVVVGDRLQVPYLFTYNKNNKDADGASAPILGHVELMYSWTNIQPDYASSGYAIGARYTNYTHALDSLFSRVEAVPTGLEAVAPTSASNNDGKITGIHNKTLEYKLDGAAAYTPASGEAIANLAPGTYNVRYAAKAGYQGPTTAAGATAINYNAGESVNVIVPAFSQEQAAPTGLLGVAPTTPANDDGKITGTVPGQEYKLAGVTDYVYAPDNEITGLVPGIYQVRFAAVDGGLASAAASVEVPAYGEQAAPTGLVGIAPTSAANNDGRITGTTPALQYRLAGVTDYVYAPDVEISGLIPGIYQVRYAEKEGFNASAATDIVVPAYTPAPSSGGGGSSGGGGTGSSGSTTPNPAAGGSTEPDTAESSTVVASASAVAVNDHAAGVTTATLSAVALASLVDASKKAEAGGKTAIVEIKVAATADTKTAELSLPRSVLTQLSSDTNAVVRIVYANVGTIIFDAAALKSITSASDTGDISIRIAKVSLTEEGKAVLGDRPVYDLSVKAGDSPISQFGGGKATISTPYSLLTGEDPLAVIVYHINGSGQLENVRGKYNAAAGTVDFVTTHFSQYIIGYNKVTFADVPATAWYNDAVGFLAARSITTGTDGALFSPNAAVTRGQFIVLLLNAFGIAPDGPAADNFADAGSTYYTGYLAAAKRLGITTGVGENQFKPDHQITRQELFTLLYRSLEKLGELPEGSANTSLTRFSDANQIADYAQEAIQKLADHQIITGSGGKINPETVSSRAQVAQVLYNLLSKN from the coding sequence ATGAAACGAAAATCTGAATTAAAGCAATGGATGGCAATGCTGCTCACCGCAGCATTGCTCGTTATCCCCCTCCCTGTCGAGAAAGCGAATGCTGCGGCAGCTTATTCCGCAAGCGCTGCGAATACTTATAATTATTTTAATGATGTTTATCCCCATTTGAATGATGACCAGCATGTTTATCAAACGGCTACATACGAAGATATCGTTCATCTGTTCGAGAGTGAAGGAAACTACGCCGTTCTAATCGGCGGCGCATGGAGTGAGCAGACCCAAGCCAATATCGGCTTCATCAATGAAGTGGCCAAAGAATACGGCGTATCCGCCATTTATAACTTTGACACGAAGCTGGATGGCAACACGCTGCAAATTGCAGATTCCAGCAATCCCTACGCTTTCAAATACGTTGATCTGGTTAACAAATATTTAACCAATCTAAATCTTTATGATAAAAATGACCCTGATCATAACGTCAGCTATATTAAAGATGGCAATCCGGTGGTCGCCAACAAGCTGGAGGCCCCCTTCCTATTTATTTACAACAAGGATCACAAGGACGGAGGCGGCAATAGCGCTCCCATCGTTGCCTATTCGGATGAAGCTCATGTCTGGAATGATTTTCTGACGAATGGCGCAGTTGATCCCGCCAAGACGGAAGCTTATAAAGCATCGCTGCGGCCTGTATTCAGCTCCGCTGCCAGATTCGATACGATTGACGAGTCCGCCTATATTAAAGCGGCCTTCAACAAAAATTACGGCAATGAAAATCCGGGAAAGCCGCTTATTTTTGATGATTTGGACGGCGATCTCGTTCTAGAGCATGTGACCTATCACGAATTGAACAAGCTGCTCGGCAGTGAAGGCAGCTACATCTTTCTGTTTGGCGGCTCATGGTGCCCGAATACACAGGCGGCCATCAAATATATCAACCAATATGCGAAGTCCTACAATATTAGCAAGGTTTATTTTTGGGATACGAAGCTCGATTCAGGGGTGACGGTTGCCAGCCCGACTAACAATCCGGCTGTAAATCCGCATAATACGGAAACGCTGCAAGTCAGAACCAATAACCACCCTTATGCCAAGCTGTATGTCGATGTCGTAAGTAAATATTTGACCAACATCAAGACGCAAAACAACACCGCGGCAAATCCTACAACTATCAGCTATACCGATGGAAACGGCACGGTAGTGGTCGGAGACAGACTGCAAGTACCATACCTTTTCACTTATAACAAAAATAACAAAGATGCGGACGGTGCGAGCGCGCCTATCCTTGGACATGTTGAGCTGATGTATTCATGGACGAACATTCAGCCCGATTATGCCAGCAGCGGTTATGCGATTGGTGCAAGATACACCAACTATACCCATGCGTTGGATTCGCTATTTTCCAGAGTAGAGGCCGTTCCAACAGGACTTGAAGCAGTAGCGCCCACCTCTGCAAGCAACAATGACGGGAAAATTACGGGTATCCACAATAAAACGCTGGAATACAAGCTGGACGGAGCTGCGGCTTATACACCGGCATCTGGCGAGGCGATTGCCAATCTCGCTCCCGGCACATATAACGTACGTTATGCCGCCAAAGCAGGCTATCAGGGACCAACGACGGCCGCGGGAGCAACCGCGATTAACTACAACGCTGGCGAATCGGTAAATGTGATTGTTCCCGCCTTCTCGCAAGAGCAAGCGGCTCCTACAGGTCTGCTCGGAGTAGCACCTACTACTCCAGCCAATGACGATGGGAAAATCACCGGCACTGTCCCAGGTCAGGAATATAAGCTGGCTGGTGTGACGGACTATGTTTATGCGCCAGATAACGAAATCACAGGTTTGGTACCAGGCATTTATCAGGTCAGATTTGCAGCTGTTGATGGGGGTTTAGCCAGCGCAGCGGCTTCTGTCGAGGTTCCGGCATATGGCGAGCAAGCCGCCCCAACGGGGCTGGTGGGCATAGCACCTACTTCGGCAGCTAACAATGATGGCCGTATTACAGGCACAACTCCCGCTTTACAATATAGGCTAGCTGGCGTGACCGATTATGTTTATGCGCCGGATGTAGAAATTTCAGGGCTTATTCCGGGCATTTATCAAGTTAGATATGCTGAGAAAGAGGGCTTCAATGCCAGTGCGGCGACAGACATCGTCGTACCTGCATATACACCTGCTCCAAGCAGCGGCGGTGGAGGAAGCAGCGGTGGCGGCGGAACAGGCTCGTCTGGCAGCACCACTCCTAATCCTGCTGCAGGTGGCAGTACAGAGCCGGATACAGCAGAATCATCTACTGTAGTAGCATCGGCATCAGCCGTGGCAGTTAACGACCATGCAGCAGGGGTAACAACAGCAACGCTATCAGCAGTTGCCCTCGCAAGCCTTGTCGATGCTTCCAAGAAGGCCGAGGCTGGAGGAAAAACAGCTATTGTGGAAATTAAAGTGGCAGCAACGGCCGATACTAAAACAGCTGAACTCAGCCTGCCAAGAAGCGTCTTAACTCAACTTTCTTCCGACACCAACGCTGTGGTGAGAATCGTCTATGCCAATGTCGGAACGATTATTTTTGATGCAGCGGCGCTGAAAAGCATAACGTCAGCCTCGGATACGGGAGATATTAGTATTCGCATAGCGAAGGTTTCGCTGACCGAGGAAGGCAAAGCTGTTCTTGGAGATCGTCCAGTCTATGACTTGTCCGTTAAGGCAGGAGACAGCCCGATTTCACAATTTGGCGGGGGGAAGGCTACGATCAGCACTCCCTACTCGCTGTTAACTGGCGAAGATCCGCTTGCAGTCATCGTTTATCATATTAATGGGTCTGGACAATTGGAAAATGTTCGCGGGAAATATAATGCAGCAGCGGGCACGGTGGACTTTGTTACCACCCACTTCTCCCAATATATTATCGGATATAACAAGGTAACCTTTGCTGATGTGCCTGCAACAGCTTGGTATAACGATGCGGTTGGCTTTCTGGCTGCCAGAAGCATCACCACTGGCACAGACGGAGCTCTCTTCAGCCCGAATGCGGCAGTGACTCGCGGCCAATTCATCGTTTTATTGCTAAATGCTTTTGGCATTGCGCCAGATGGCCCGGCTGCGGACAACTTCGCGGATGCAGGCAGCACTTATTATACGGGCTACCTGGCTGCAGCAAAACGCCTTGGCATTACCACTGGCGTAGGCGAAAACCAGTTTAAGCCGGATCACCAAATTACGCGGCAGGAGCTGTTTACGCTGCTGTACCGCTCGCTTGAAAAGCTTGGCGAGCTGCCTGAAGGCAGCGCAAACACATCCTTAACCCGCTTCAGTGATGCGAACCAGATTGCCGACTATGCACAAGAGGCTATTCAAAAGCTGGCCGATCACCAAATCATTACAGGCTCAGGCGGCAAAATCAACCCTGAAACGGTCTCCTCGCGCGCTCAGGTGGCACAGGTGCTGTACAATCTCCTCTCTAAAAACTAA
- a CDS encoding NUDIX hydrolase, whose amino-acid sequence MNHSSDEQWLDWVKRIQALAQNGLAYSENAFDIERYEELRAISVDMLAYATGIGREQLKHTFASDKGYATPKVGIRGVVFQDGKILMVKEQQDQAWALPGGWADVGISPSEVAVKEIWEESGFKVKPKRLLAVLDKKKHEHPPDIYHIYDLFIECEIIGGEAAVGPETTDVGFFAEDGLPPLSVQRNTERQIKMMFEFLKQPDKPVVLD is encoded by the coding sequence ATGAACCATTCGTCAGATGAACAGTGGCTGGACTGGGTAAAACGGATTCAAGCTCTCGCGCAGAACGGGCTTGCCTATTCGGAAAATGCTTTCGATATTGAGCGTTATGAAGAGCTTCGCGCTATTTCGGTTGACATGCTGGCGTATGCAACAGGCATAGGCCGGGAACAGCTGAAGCATACTTTTGCCAGCGATAAGGGATATGCGACGCCGAAGGTCGGCATTCGCGGGGTTGTGTTCCAAGACGGCAAAATCTTGATGGTAAAAGAGCAGCAGGATCAGGCGTGGGCGCTGCCGGGAGGCTGGGCGGATGTTGGCATTTCTCCTTCCGAGGTTGCAGTGAAGGAAATTTGGGAAGAATCCGGCTTTAAGGTTAAGCCGAAGCGGCTGCTCGCGGTGCTGGACAAAAAGAAGCACGAGCATCCACCAGATATTTATCATATTTACGACCTGTTTATTGAATGTGAAATTATTGGCGGAGAAGCGGCAGTTGGGCCAGAGACGACTGACGTTGGTTTTTTCGCAGAGGATGGGCTGCCTCCGTTATCGGTGCAGCGGAACACGGAGCGGCAGATCAAGATGATGTTCGAATTTTTGAAGCAGCCGGATAAGCCGGTCGTGCTGGATTAA